One window of Aspergillus oryzae RIB40 DNA, chromosome 3 genomic DNA carries:
- the bro1 gene encoding putative signal transduction protein BroA (predicted signal transduction protein), whose translation MVQSPMISCPLKQTNEIDWIQPLKDYIRQSYGEDPERYGQECATLNRLRQDMRGAGKDSATGRDLLYRYYGQLELLDLRFPVDENHIKISFTWYDAFTHKPTSQYSLAFEKASIIFNISAVLSCHAANQNRAEDSGLKTAYHSFQAAAGMFTYINENFLHAPSTDLNRETVKTLINVTLAQGQEVFLEKQVADHKKVGFLAKLASQAAYLYSQAVEGMQEYAKGVFEKVWVVVVQAKAAHMASVASYYQALADSESGSHGVAIARLQLAEKNSAAALSWAKSFPSSVPPNSNLSAESGSQLLDIVKYHLATVQAKLVTFTKDNDFIYHQPVPNEAGLSAVAKLPAAKAIPVSELYQGQDIQRIIGPDIFQKLVPMSVTETASLYDEEKAKLIRAETEKVETANGEMAASLDYLKLPGSLNILKGGMDQEMTVDDEFRRWCQDLAGHQSFTKAFDGLQERKSEVLAQLDQCSKQLDLEESVCEKMRSKYGPEWSQQPSARLNTTLRGDIRTYRDTVNEASASDSQLLSTFRQYESDFDEMRSAGETDEADVLFQRAMIKAGSKFGKGKNGHSSPYAPTSEGSLIDDVYDEGGLSVAEQISMVESILKKLNLLKRERSQVLKDLKEKVHTDDISNVLILNKKSIAGQEAQLFEAELEKFRPHQNRLLSANHKQASLMKELTKIYGDLLQDKRVRSEQSKYETITRQRNAVMARYKKVYDAFNGLLSGVRQAQTFYTEMGDTVESLRKNVETFINNRRSEGAQLLGQIEREKASSATDQEDREREKLRQLMERLSTEPKPSSSSSPSGVPAKVKSPPPPVHTPSYPGPGISSPKMSPRYPPVAGQSHAPPLSHSPAPYSQYANTAAGISYVPGQPFQQGAAAPLTESYNPMAYPFPASASPPPNQQYFSSTPAPYSGYSNPTPPTAPSQFMPQGYVPPPPPPRPPQTTYPTSTGPFPSGPGGYAQTRPYGSSQHHKVQSQSSQSQSQPAPSSADPWAGLNAWK comes from the exons ATGGTTCAGTCGCCAATGATCTCATGTCCGCTGAAGCAGACCAACGAAATTGATTGGATCCAACCCCTCAAGGACTATATACGCCAGAGCTATGGTGAAGACCCCGAAAGATACGGCCAAGAATGCGCAACCCTCAACCGATTGCGCCAGGATATGAGAGGCGCGGGGAAAGATAGTGCGACAGGGCGCGACCTATTGTACCGGTATTATGGGCAGCTGGAGCTCCTTGATCTAAGGTTTCCCGTGGATGAAAATCACATAAAAATATCATTCACATG GTACGATGCTTTCACACACAAGCCTACCTCTCAATACTCTCTCGCTTTCGAGAAAGCCTCAATCATTTTTAACATATCCGCCGTCCTGTCCTGTCATGCTGCGAATCAGAACCGGGCGGAGGATTCAGGCCTGAAAACCGCCTATCACTCATTTCAGGCGGCCGCGGGAATGTTCACCTATATCAATGAGAACTTCCTACATGCACCGTCGACCGACCTGAATCGAGAGACTGTTAAAACTCTAATCAACGTCACCCTAGCTCAGGGTCAAGAGGTCTTCCTCGAGAAACAAGTGGCTGACCATAAGAAGGTCGGCTTCCTTGCAAAACTCGCCAGTCAAGCGGCTTATCTATACTCACAGGCAGTTGAGGGGATGCAAGAGTATGCGAAGGGTGTCTTTGAGAAGGTCTGGGTGGTTGTGGTCCAAGCTAAAGCGGCGCATATGGCCTCGGTGGCTTCTTATTACCAAGCCCTGGCTGACAGTGAGAGCGGTTCGCATGGGGTGGCCATTGCTAGGCTTCAGCTAGCCGAGAAGAACTCAGCTGCTGCATTGAGTTGGGCCAAGTCCTTCCCATCATCCGTACCTCCCAATTCAAACCTGAGCGCCGAGTCGGGATCTCAGCTGTTGGACATCGTCAAATATCACCTTGCGACTGTACAGGCTAAGCTCGTAACATTCACTAAGGACAACGATTTTATCTACCACCAACCAGTTCCGAACGAAGCGGGCCTGTCGGCCGTTGCAAAGCTTCCTGCGGCAAAGGCCATCCCAGTCAGCGAGCTTTACCAgggccaggatatccagCGGATCATCGGGCCGGATATTTTTCAGAAACTCGTACCTATGTCCGTCACGGAGACAGCCAGTCTCTATGACGAGGAAAAGGCTAAGCTGATTCGGGCGGAAACGGAGAAAGTTGAAACCGCAAATGGGGAAATGGCCGCGAGTTTAGACTATCTAAAGTTACCAGGGAGTCTGAACATCCTCAAAGGCGGAATGGACCAGGAGATGACAGTTGATGATGAGTTCCGACGATGGTGTCAAGATCTTGCTGGACATCAATCTTTCACCAAAGCTTTTGACGGTCTGCAGGAGCGCAAATCGGAAGTGCTGGCTCAGCTGGATCAGTGCTCTAAACAACTTGACCTGGAGGAAAGTGTTTGCGAAAAGATGCGCTCTAAGTACGGACCTGAATGGAGTCAGCAGCCTAGTGCAAGGCTGAATACTACACTACGCGGCGATATTCGTACGTATCGGGACACCGTCAATGAGGCCAGTGCCAGCGATTCTCAACTCCTCTCTACGTTTCGACAGTATGAGTCGGACTTTGATGAGATGCGATCCGCGGGAGAAACAGACGAGGCCGATGTACTGTTCCAGCGAGCTATGATCAAGGCCGGGTCTAAATttggcaaaggaaagaatggcCATAGTAGCCCGTACGCACCAACATCGGAAGGAAGCCTGATAGACGATGTTTACGATGAGGGGGGGCTTTCAGTAGCGGAGCAGATTTCCATGGTTGAGTCCATtctgaagaagttgaacTTGCTCAAGCGAGAACGGTCCCAGGTCCTGAAAGACCTGAAAGAGAAG GTTCACACTGATGACATATCGAATGTACTCATACTAAATAAGAAGTCCATTGCTGGGCAGGAGGCGCAGCTTTTCGAAGCTGAATTGGAAAAATTCCGCCCTCACCAAAACCGGTTGCTCTCAGCCAACCATAAGCAAGCCTCACTAATGAAAGAGCTCACCAAAATCTATGGCGACTTGCTTCAGGATAAGCGAGTGCGATCCGAACAGTCGAAATATGAAACCATAACTCGTCAAAGAAATGCAGTCATGGCACGGTATAAAAAGGTATACGATGCGTTCAATGGCCTGCTATCGGGCGTTAGGCAAGCGCAGACCTTTTACACTGAAATGGGCGACACAGTGGAGAGTCTGAGGAAGAATGTGGAAACTTTCATCAACAATCGGAGGTCGGAAGGCGCTCAGCTTTTAGGACAAATCGAACGCGAGAAGGCGAGTAGTGCGACAGATCAGGAGGATCGTGAACGGGAAAAGCTCAGGCAATTGATGGAGCGCCTTTCTACAGAGCCTAAGccgtcctcttcctcctcgccttCAGGAGTTCCGGCAAAGGTGAAgtcacctccacctcctgtTCATACACCCAGCTATCCGGGTCCTGGCATATCTTCCCCGAAGATGTCGCCGCGTTATCCGCCTGTCGCAGGACAATCTCATGCAccccctctctctcactctccAGCACCTTATAGTCAATACGCAAACACTGCGGCCGGCATTTCATACGTGCCGGGCCAGCCCTTCCAACAAGGGGCGGCAGCACCGCTAACTGAGAGCTATAACCCCATGGCCTATCCATTCCCCGCCTCCGCCTCGCCCCCTCCAAACCAACAATACTTTTCGTCAACACCCGCCCCATACAGCGGCTACTCCAATCCAACTCCACCCACTGCGCCCTCGCAATTTATGCCCCAGGGGTATGTcccgcctcctccgccaccgCGTCCCCCGCAAACCACGTATCCCACGTCCACCGGACCCTTCCCCTCTGGCCCTGGCGGGTACGCTCAAACCAGACCGTACGGCTCGAGCCAGCATCACAAGGTGCAGTCACAATCCTCACAGTCGCAAAGCCAGCCTGCACCTTCATCAGCTGATCCTTGGGCTGGTCTTAACGCATGGAAATAA
- a CDS encoding uncharacterized protein (predicted protein), with product MAPPRQRATAVHDDSRSEGSSTTREHKTGTGKGRKAATSSAVVNSVSHAKISASVANVTSAPMGDGDQSDSQPKIHWSEMPLEFLHSYRHAYKISSPSAYPTEYSQLLLSQGIGLLSPTSIAAQRAQLRQTQNTNGSQTNTKKPHHPHIASRANGTKGPSGHNPKNKSAIEGKNALNHIIGQDRVSKNHLAFTVRKHFNSAGLAEQEAIARFLYKVREEGRGRQFRLRFQP from the exons ATGGCTCCCCCGCGGCAGCGTGCGACAGCCGTTCACGATGACTCTCGATCCGAAGGTTCTAGTACTACAAGAGAGCATAAGACTGGCACTGGAAAAGGCCGCAAGGCAGCAACCAGCTCTGCGGTGGTGAACTCTGTCTCCCATGCCAAAATTTCCGCCAGTGTCGCCAATGTCACCAGCGCCCCCATGGGAGATGGCGATCAGTCAGACAGTCAGCCCAAA ATCCACTGGTCCGAGATGCCTCTCGAATTCCTCCACTCCTACCGACACGCCTACAAAATATCCTCACCCAGCGCCTATCCCACCGAATACTCCcagctcctcctctcccaagGAATCGGCCTCTTATCCCCTACCTCCATCGCCGCTCAACGAGCCCAACTCCGCCAAACCCAGAACACAAACGGCTCTCAGACCAACACCAAAAAACCCCATCACCCCCACATCGCAAGCAGGGCCAATGGCACCAAAGGCCCCTCAGGACACAATCCCAAGAATAAAAGCGcaattgaaggaaagaatgccCTAAACCACATTATCGGCCAAGACCGCGTGAGCAAGAATCACCTCGCATTCACCGTTCGCAAACATTTCAATAGCGCCGGCCTCGCGGAGCAAGAGGCCATTGCGCGGTTTTTGTACAAAGTTCGCGAAGAAGGTAGAGGAAGACAGTTTCGTCTGAGGTTTCAACCTTAG